NNNNNNNNNNNNNNNNNNNNNNNNNNNNNNNNNNNNNNNNNNNNNNNNNNNNNNNNNNNNNNNNNNNNNNNNNNNNNNNNNNNNNNNNNNNNNNNNNNNNNNNNNNNNNNNNNNNNNNNNNNNNNNNNNNNNNNNNNNNNNNNNNNNNNNNNNNNNNNNNNNNNNNNNNNNNNNNNNNNNNNNNNNNNNNNNNNNNNNNNNNNNNNNNNNNNNNNNNNNNNNNNNNNNNNNNNNNNNNNNNNNNNNNNNNNNNNNNNNNNNNNNNNNNNNNNNNNNNNNNNNNNNNNNNNNNNNNNNNNNNNNNNNNNNNNNNNNNNNNNNNNNNNNNNNNNNNNNNNNNNNNNNNNNNNNNNNNNNNNNNNNNNNNNNNNNNNNNNNNNNNNNNNNNNNNNNNNNNNNNNNNNNNNNNNNNNNNNNNNNNNNNNNNNNNNNNNNNNNNNNNNNNNNNNNNNNNNNNNNNNNNNNNNNNNNNNNNNNNNNNNNNNNNNNNNNNNNNNNNNNNNNNNNNNNNNNNNNNNNNNNNNNNNNNNNNNNNNNNNNNNNNNNNNNNNNNNNNNNNNNNNNNNNNNNNNNNNNNNNNNNNNNNNNNNNNNNNNNNNNNNNNNNNNNNNNNNNNNNNNNNNNNNNNNNNNNNNNNNNNNNNNNNNNNNNNNNNNNNNNNNNNNNNNNNNNNNNNNNNNNNNNNNNNNNNNNNNNNNNNNNNNNNNNNNNNNNNNNNNNNNNNNNNNNNNNNNNNNNNNNNNNNNNNNNNNNNNNNNNNNNNNNNNNNNNNNNNNNNNNNNNNNNNNNNNNNNNNNNNNNNNNNNNNNNNNNNNNNNNNNNNNNNNNNNNNNNNNNNNNNNNNNNNNNNNNNNNNNNNNNNNNNNNNNNNNNNNNNNNNNNNNNNNNNNNNNNNNNNNNNNNNNNNNNNNNNNNNNNNNNNNNNNNNNNNNNNNNNNNNNNNNNNNNNNNNNNNNNNNNNNNNNNNNNNNNNNNNNNNNNNNNNNNNNNNNNNNNNNNNNNNNNNNNNNNNNNNNNNNNNNNNNNNNNNNNNNNNNNNNNNNNNNNNNNNNNNNNNNNNNNNNNNNNNNNNNNNNNNNNNNNNNNNNNNNNNNNNNNNNNNNNNNNNNNNNNNNNNNNNNNNNNNNNNNNNNNNNNNNNNNNNNNNNNNNNNNNNNNNNNNNNNNNNNNNNNNNNNNNNNNNNNNNNNNNNNNNNNNNNNNNNNNNNNNNNNNNNNNNNNNNNNNNNNNNNNNNNNNNNNNNNNNNNNNNNNNNNNNNNNNNNNNNNNNNNNNCACCCTCTAGCCGTGACAcctcctcagcgctgctggctcTTTGCCCTGTGAGTCGGTTGGCACCCCACCTGTGCTCCTCCACACGACCGTGTATCCCGTAGGCCTGCGTTGTTGTCGTCTGGCACTCCTTTCCTCGTTTTCCTTtgtcctgccgctgccgcagccaccgATCAGTTGTgtcgttttttctttgccttctttgatctcttcttttcgctcttcaGAACGTCGGCTCCGTCGAGGTGTCACGCCGCGTCGCGGCCATTAGACTGGAAAGAGGTAGTCCGGTGTACAGTGTGGTTGGACGGATGCAGGGGCGTGATATACCGACCAAACCCACGTTCTACACGCTCAGACGCatacagagacacacgccaGTATTTTCTCGGTGCCGCTGATGCTCCTCCTTGGACGTCTTCCCCCCGGTCTCTCCCACCatcccctttctctttcttagccacgttgctgctgttggttGTCGTGATACTCTGAAAGCAATGGAAGACGAGTAATCCAGCAAAACGAAaatcctctttctcttcacaAACGCTCAACACGCATCATGAGATGCACACGCGGAGTAGCAGTAGGTTGCTACACATGCCCACTGCAGTCCGCGCGAATTATGGGCTGATACACTGAATGACAGGTGCATGAATACGCAGCCCACTTTCTACTGTGTTGATCCCGAGTGCAAAGCACTGGGATGACAGCGCAGGCACCTGCTAGTGTGCGTAAATGGGTGCCAGTGcgcagtggagaggagaTGATCTGCGTATGATGAGGtaggtgctgctgccaccgccgctgcatgcTCTTTCGTGTGTTCCTTTTCGTACGCTGTGTAAGTCCTCCTATGGATTGTGAAGCACGTGCTggctgccttctcctctaccactcttctcctcactGACCCATCAACCCGTTCACTTCTTCCCCCACACCTCCCTCAATGCCCGTTTGATGGCttcacgcacccgcacacgcatacacgtacaactcttctcctcctttttccccaTGACTTCATTTCTCGCACGCAGAGATTGACTTTGAGCCATGGCTTTGGGCAAGAACAAGCGCATCAGCAAGGGCGGCAAGCGCGGCAAGCGCGGAAAGGCGCAGGAGACGATGGCGCGCAAGGAGTGGTACGACGTCGTGGCGCCGTCGAATTTCGAGAAGCGCCAGTTCTCCAAGACGATCTGCAACAAGACGCAGGGCACCCGTATTGCTGCCgacgtgctgcgcggccgCGTGTTCGAGGCCAACCTCGCCGACCTGAACCAGTCCgctggtgaggaggaggcgtaccGCAAGGTGCGCTTCACGGTACAGGAGGTGCAGGGCCGCAACCTGCTGACGCAGTTCCACTCGATGGAGATGACGACGGACAAGATGGCGAGTCTTCTGCGCAAGTGGTGCACAACGATGGAGACGACGGTGGAGGTGAGGACCGCCGACGGTTACACGATGCGTCTCTTCGTTGTTGCGTTCACGAAGCCACAGGCGAACCAGCAGTCGCGCAACTGCTACGCGAAGCAACGCCTCGTGAAGTGGCTGCGCATGCGTGTCACGAAGATGATCAAGCGCCGCCTGTCAAAGGTGCAGATCAAGGAGgccgtgtcgctgctgacgcgcaaCGTGCTGAGTGatgcgctggtgcgccgctgcaacccgatcgtgccgctgcgcgagATGCGCATCCGCAAGGTGCGCGTAGTGCGCACGCCGAAGTTCGAcgcacaggcgctgctgaacgcCCACGGCACCATCCCGACGTCCGTGGAGGCTGACCcgcgcgaggtggaggaggcggtcgAGGCTGCACCGGCTGCGGCGAAGGCTGCCGAGTAAGTCTGCGATACCCACCGCCCTTTTATCCTGCAGCTCTCGTCCCTCTTCGCGAGGGGACGATAGTGATGTGCACAGCGTGCCATGCCGGCGGGTGCGTTATGACAGCAGAAAAGCAGTGGAGACGCTCTCGTGCTTCTTCCCTTCTGCCCTCCCAGCggtctcttttcgtttttttttcgtcttctTTGATCTCTTGATTGACTCATTTCCgcgtcttttcctctttctgaACGTTCAGCAAACAAACGCGCGCCAGCCGCACAGTGTTGGTCGGCAGTCCACGCCTCGAGCCGCGACCCTCATACGGGGAGTAGGGCGGCGCTCTCGAGTGAACCTGCAGGCGAGAGAGTAAGCGCTTAGAGAGGGACCTGAAGACATCAGCCACGTTGTCACTTTGCAGAACCTCCCTTTCATTGCCACTTGCCTCTCTATCTGCCTCCGCCATGGGTTCCACGGTTCTCGCTACTGCAGGAAGTTTATGTGGCTTGGGGCACACACATTCATGGGCACCTCAAACTCAACCATAGCTTTCGGTGGAGGCGGGAAGACGCGGACAAAAGgccgactctctctctctctctcggggCGCCGTCAACGCCCCCAttacccctctcccctcgcaTATAGTCGTCTTCCAGTTctgtccccctctcttgctttctTCCTGCGAAATGTACCCTCATCCTCACACTGACATGCAACCTCTGTATccgcacatacacgcgctCTCACGCTCGAGCAAGCGGGCTCATACACATACCGGTGTACTAGTGCATTTTTCGCGCCGCGTTCCACACCTTTTGGTTGcagctctctttttcctcacCCGCGCGCTTGCGAGATGCTTGGAGGCTTCACCAACTACGCCCACTTGCGGCTGCGGGATCATCGGCCCGGCAACGGCGATTACGAGCTTCCACCAGGGTTCGGCCCTAAGTCAAGCTCCTCGAAGCGCTCCATCTTTGCGCGCCACTACGTGTCGGTGGGTAGTGAGTCATGCAGCGCAGGACCTGGAGCATATTTACTTCCCACGACTATCGGCAGGGGCCGCTCAACGCGCTTTGCGCGGCAGTCGAGTGACCGGAGCGGGTCAGCAGCAAAGGAGTCTGCTGGCCAGTTGCTCAGCGACCGCTCGCTCCCAGTCGCTGCCCCCCCAAAGCAATACAGCATGGCGCTCTGCCCCGACACTCCCTCCTATAGTCTCTGCGGTCGTCTCAAGTCCGCGTGGGATCAGCAGAGCACCCATGCTTCTCCTGGTCCTGCCGCTTACGTTGTGCCCGGGTACTTCGACACGCTGGACCCCGAGCACCAACAGCACCCGTGGTCGGGCCTGGCACCCGGTGTCCACTTGGGCATTCGCACAGTGCTGCCGGAGTCGCGCGAGAAGGAGGGCGTACCAGGCCCTGGGGCATACAACCTTGTACGGTTTGGCGATGAGCTGCCCCGCACCCGCGAACCCCTTGTCATTCGATGCAGtcgtcgtggcggcggtgtcgccgaAACCCCTGGTCCTGGTGCGTACGACGATCCAACGTCCATCGGCTACCGTGCCGACCAAGTGCGAATAAAGCGTCTCCTTACGCAGAGCTCCACGTTTGGTGGTCGCTGGCGTAAGCGGGAGTTTCACACGCCTGGGCCCGGGCCTGCTGCGTACAACACTCTCACAGCGACAAAGCTGCTCGAGAAAAACCAGCGACACTCCCCCAGGTTTGTGCGGCGTCACCCAGCGCTGGATCGACAGTCCGTTgcagaggctgctgctgcgcacatgGAGGAGTTCTCCGGCGCTCCTGCCCTGCATTCCTTTCCTACCCTCCCCTCGGACTTCGACTTTGACTTTAGGAAAGGCAAAACGATTGATGGTAGGCGTCACGAGTCGCTGGCACGGCTGGAgccctctccctcgatgACGCGGGCCGCAGACGACAAGCCAAGTGGCAGCCGCGCCTTCTGGGAgcccccgccgcctcccGGTGGCCGTTTCGCAGCAACGCCCTATGACCCAAGCGCGCAGAGTCTTGCCGCCAAGAAAGCGAGGGCTGATGCGGCACGCCTTTCAGAAGGGGCAAACTCGGTTCCTGGGCCGGGGTCGTACAATGTGGAGGCGGACCTCATGACTCGCCGCGTTCCAGCCTCATTGTTTGGCCGAATGTTGAGCGCCAAGTCTGTCTCTGCTGAAAATGGGGTCCCAGGTCCGGGTCAGTACCGCCTAGTCGACGAGACGGACAGTCGAGGCACCCTCTTCTACAAGGGCGACTTCCACCCACGCGGTTGTAGCGGCCAGGGCCGGTCCGCCGAGGAAAGCCTTGGCGTCGGCCCTGGCGCGCATTACAACGACGACACCATGTACAGTTGCAGCATCAACGGCGACCGCGCCAACAACAAAGGCTATACGATGGGTATCCGCTACCCTGCCAGGGCCACCTATCAGTACTGCGCCCCATACGACAAGACGACGAACATCAACTGCGTCTACGAGGACGAGCTGAACTGGGAGGTGCGGCCCAGCCAGCACCTGCCACCGGTTCGCCGCGGCAAGCAGTAGCAAAGAAGTGCTACGGACACTGtcacgtgtgtgtaggtgtgtgggCCCAGGTTGATGTGTGCACGTATCTTAAACATGTATTCTACTGCCCCATGATGACCATCATCATGTGGGTCTACTGACGGAGAGGGGACGCTTGCCTTGCGCACCCCTCCTTGCGTTtacctcttttcctctctgctcctGAATGGAGCGTTCGTCCCACAAACTGTTGAGCAGAAAACAACGCGTACTCCGTGCTGGGGTggagaaagggggtgagAAGAGTACGCTGCTATCGCCCCCTCTGGGGTTTagcgcacatacacgcacagacgaaaaggaaaagtgactcaccctccgcctctctacccctctccctctccctcccggGCCTTTC
This DNA window, taken from Leishmania panamensis strain MHOM/PA/94/PSC-1 chromosome 34 sequence, encodes the following:
- a CDS encoding 40S ribosomal protein S3A, putative (TriTrypDB/GeneDB-style sysID: LpmP.34.0380) translates to MALGKNKRISKGGKRGKRGKAQETMARKEWYDVVAPSNFEKRQFSKTICNKTQGTRIAADVLRGRVFEANLADLNQSAGEEEAYRKVRFTVQEVQGRNLLTQFHSMEMTTDKMASLLRKWCTTMETTVEVRTADGYTMRLFVVAFTKPQANQQSRNCYAKQRLVKWLRMRVTKMIKRRLSKVQIKEAVSLLTRNVLSDALVRRCNPIVPLREMRIRKVRVVRTPKFDAQALLNAHGTIPTSVEADPREVEEAVEAAPAAAKAAE
- a CDS encoding hypothetical protein (TriTrypDB/GeneDB-style sysID: LpmP.34.0390) yields the protein MLGGFTNYAHLRLRDHRPGNGDYELPPGFGPKSSSSKRSIFARHYVSVGSESCSAGPGAYLLPTTIGRGRSTRFARQSSDRSGSAAKESAGQLLSDRSLPVAAPPKQYSMALCPDTPSYSLCGRLKSAWDQQSTHASPGPAAYVVPGYFDTLDPEHQQHPWSGLAPGVHLGIRTVLPESREKEGVPGPGAYNLVRFGDELPRTREPLVIRCSRRGGGVAETPGPGAYDDPTSIGYRADQVRIKRLLTQSSTFGGRWRKREFHTPGPGPAAYNTLTATKLLEKNQRHSPRFVRRHPALDRQSVAEAAAAHMEEFSGAPALHSFPTLPSDFDFDFRKGKTIDGRRHESLARLEPSPSMTRAADDKPSGSRAFWEPPPPPGGRFAATPYDPSAQSLAAKKARADAARLSEGANSVPGPGSYNVEADLMTRRVPASLFGRMLSAKSVSAENGVPGPGQYRLVDETDSRGTLFYKGDFHPRGCSGQGRSAEESLGVGPGAHYNDDTMYSCSINGDRANNKGYTMGIRYPARATYQYCAPYDKTTNINCVYEDELNWEVRPSQHLPPVRRGKQ